The Silene latifolia isolate original U9 population chromosome Y, ASM4854445v1, whole genome shotgun sequence sequence caacaaaaaaaaagagacgaagaaaaaaaagaaaaggacgaaaaaaaaagaaaaaaagagacgaaaaaaaagaaaaaagagacgaagaaaagagaaaagaggaaaaaagagaagaaagacaAACTTGCAGTAGACGGGTTGATCCCATGAATACAGCATCCGGATTGGCTTTTTGTGCATCCAAGCTTTTAATAGTCTCAGCTAGTATAATCCATGCAGTATTAGCACCATTCTCCATTTGCTCCACGACTCGGATTAGTCTAGCTTGGCCGCGATAAGATGGAATTTCTATCGCCCCCTCGAAACAATAAAGATGCAATAGAATGAGGCCAAAGGCGCGGCGTCGATAAATGATCGGTATATCTGGGTCATTCGCACGCCGGAATTTATGCACTAGCGCAAGCAGGTCCACCTTTCCACCATCGACGATGGTACGGGCTTCATCACGCGACAAGTTTAGATATTCGCGGTATTTTTGGGTCCAGTTGGACACAAAGTCGGGAACCACAGGCTCTTGCGTGGTCCTCCATCCTCCCAAGACGGTAAATTCTTCAGGAAGGGGACAGATTTCTCCCtccggaaaagcaaagacatgatgcTCGGGATCCCACACTCTCAGGCACTCTTTAAGAAATGCGGGTTGAATCATGACTTGCCTCAGGAAAATAATTTGTTGAATTCCCGCCGCATTCAGATTTTGGATTTCTAAACCCCTGAATTCTGTCGCCCATCCCTCCATGGTCCCAAACAAGGAATTCATGACTAGTTTTTTTTCTCTAAGAAAGATATTCTTTTAAGCAGAGAGATTTCTGTTTGAGAAATTGTGGGAAATCTCAATCCTTAGCCCTTCCTTATATATGAAAAGAGATGAGGAATTTTGGAACTATAATTCCTTTAGGTTTTGGAAACCTAAATCTTCTAGGAAATTTGGAAACTTGGAAGCCTACTAGCTTTAGGAAGTTTGGTAGCTTTTTGAAATAAGAAAGCAAGTCCCATACCTCCTCTATTTCGGCCATGTAGGGCCCGTGTGGCACGCCAAGTGGGCCCCATCCGTCCCGGGTTTGGGTCGCTCATTTCTCTTGCGGAATTTGTCATAGTTCGTGCACCGAAGTGACTAATTTACAATTTCATCCCCTGCACGTCCCGTGTTGAATTAACATCCCGTACACACTTACGGATTTTATTAGGTTACGCCCACATTGGTTACGGGTCAGAAAGTCCGAGTCTTTTCGTCAAAAGGTCGTGTCTACCCATCGCTTTCACTCCAGAAATTTGAAATAAACTTCTGCGattaattttattgaaaataaaattgtgttttgatttgaaaaatcatttaactCCAGAAATTTGAGATAATTTTTCGCAattaattttattgaaaataaaattatgtgTTAATTCGAAAAATCATTTGGATCCAGAAAACTGAAATAAATTCTCGCCTCGAAAAGGCCAATCATTTTCGAGATATTCAAAGTTCGGGTCAATGACCCACCTTTTCTAAGCAATGTTCATGTCTGCGGGTCGATAacccattttccttttctttcaactgggggctctgtcgCCGTCGGCTCCAGAGACCCATCAAAATTCGGTCGATGACCATTTCAAGTATCGAAATGTCGCTACGTGAATCGCGTGCTATATATTATGATTAAATTTGCGAATATGCTCCAATCGGGGGCTCTGTCGCCGTCGGCTCCGAGACCACCACAAAAACAGACAGGATGGCATCCTCATAACAAAGATCAACAACGAGAATGCTACGGAAATGACATTTTTCCAACGAAACGCGTCGTTTCGGTGAATCGTTCTCCCTAGCGAGCAAATAAAATTGATAAGCAAAGCGCAAGTTTTGTCTTTACTCACATGAACAATGGGATATTGGCATCCGAGCCGAAGCAACAGAAAGCTACAGGCCATcgagccgaactacgacgcgggtttgattccgtcagaaacggatacgtaggcgcccgaggataaggctcaacccaccatatatgcaatttatgggtcgatgactaacgatgataatttgacggaacagaagcaagagttaatccccgacgaagtttcaggaatgatctcttcttatggctggcgagcttatatacgcaagtctaatggacaataaacgacccgcagaatcctcaggtcgagagggacctggggtatactttgactttcgccttgtccaagcctcagtcaaaatgggggctctgtagatacccatatctgtcgatattggaatttatagaaaacccgacaaacacccgatgatgataggacgcatgtatttattagttgtcattgtcattatttgggttcgttttacgatgtggaatgagcgttgtcgacggagtattttataatttaaatgatatttaaattaaagcttttttaagtgaattcattttattattttaatttgaatttattttcttaaatttattttattgaaaataaaatatattttttttgatttgaaaaatcatttattttaatgtgttaattgatttgaaaaatcgaatttgaaaatttaaaactcgtttcaaacacgcgttttggagctcgattttagctcggtttttgagcccgttttctttacgagttggcacgaatctcgagtacactgaccAACCTAGGCTTCTACCCATCCAAACCCAGTTCTaacccccatatccacacccaaatctcgttccaaacatctccccaacacagcccaattccttcctttacccgtgtttgtatagcccatcgaaagcccttctaaaccgactcaaacttggtccaaacccgcaacccatcaccaccaacccgcgctccacattacccacaacaacccagcacctataacaccacaaaacccatccaattcccgtcccaaatactccacaaacagcccgcaacacaagcagcccccctgttttgcgtgctcaatcccgagcccaaaacccgctccaaacagctaccaaacccgtgcccattaaccctaaaccataccctagaatcctacccatattaccttagcttaaccaccaagaaaaccccccatacaaaccctaaaaaaccccacgaatagctgatggacaacagctatgcgaaacaggcccgactgcttgttgccctacttctacccttcgaaactccttataaataccccccccccccccttcaccatacattcattcctctaagttctccccacaacatactgcaaataacaaccattaatcgtccaaaaaaaccctaaactaaagccgtgacagccgctcgaaaacagggacacagattttgttttcgagtttctgtcgtggtctttggccttgattctcgtgtacaaatcctattaaaacttctgttttgtttccatattcacaaaattcagtctttctagtttccaaaacatctttctgtttgaaaaatcgttgagaaacgaagtcgtggtgagcgattgaaaatcgctgctcaagtctgccttttgaacgtgtttgtttcgggatttcaaaattcaatttcaattgtcttcgtcgacgacggcccctcgagataaaatctacgatcgattacgacccaagacggtgtcaatgatacatgtaggttgagggtgcattaaaactcccttctctcctttctatttcgttttttttattgtttatttactaaccattgtctaacatcgtctaactaatatcgaaactagaatagtttgagtatgagttaaagtaccattccggcACCCGCATTGAATTgagataggaaagaaatccgccatatcggtcggtcgtacaccccgtctcatttacatatcctcgtgttggaatagagcaatttaataaatcgagtttatttaatttatgtgtatttatttttaaccatataaaaattgatttttaatgattttacagacctataatttgtaattttaatttaggtagattttcgtaatttattgcattgatttagtatttatttcgtaattagcaatgtattaattcaaaacccgTGATGCACCGGTCAATTCTGacatatttcgaaaatttcagatccgtgcagtgcacgggtttgtccaggttttgtgttttaatttgcttccttgtttgactttgtttgattaatccttagtttaatgagtttatgttttagattttaatttacattatttataatttatattgtatgtatgagctgaccactaatgtttgttaatacatcttatgctaagcgtaagccttcctatccctctctttggatgtgtttttctagtttaatcaatgaacctcacatgctaaaccacttcgacgaagttaaatgcattttaaacgacttagaatgaaattcgcatgataggatttaaattcaatggttgcatacgcatgtgatatctttccgaaatagccatctttcacctagtagagaccgttattgcaacgggcggggttgggtgttgttttaatgaaattaaattaacttcctaacacgtaaagtcacacgaattcaaatctctaaaattgatttctaaattccatttaaaaatttagtggcgactcttttaaaattaaaaatgttttgaaaaagcatttgagtGGAGCGTTTTCCATGGTCCACAAGAactatcttatatatatatatatatatatatatatatatatatatatatatatatatatatatatatatatatatatatatatatatatatatataattaggatcacatgagtccaccctatctttttgagcccgtgagtccatgatacaatatcacacgttatactacacaatatcacaacttacagtttcacacgttatactaaacaatatcacaatcgaaaaaaaaagtttttgaaaaaaaaaattgaaaaaaaaatcgtgatattgttttgtaatacaatatcacagttatactaaacaatatcacaacaaaaaaaaaaaaaaaaaaaaaaaaaactttttcgaaaaaaaaaatttgaaaaaaaaaatcgtgatattattttgtaatacaatatcacacgttatactaaacaatatcacgacttaaaaaaaaaaaaaaaaaaaaaaaaaaaaaataactttttcggaaaaaaattccgaaaaaaaattgaaaaaaaaaattcgaaaaaaaaaaatttccgaaaaaaaaaatcgaaaaaaaaatttcgaaaaaaaaatttgaaaaaaaaattcgtgatattgttttgtatagtgcgtgatattgtttatggactcaaatatataagtggactcaccggatcttgcctctatatatatatatatatatatatatatatatatatataaaaattgaaaaaaaaaattcgtgatattgttttgtatagtgcgtgatattgttttatggactcatggactcaaatatataggtggactcaccggatcttgcctctatatatatatatatatatatatatatatatatatatatatatatatatatatatagggtcggggtcaggtgcgaactaaagttcggtgcgaacttacgaactaactTAAAAACCCAACAGGTCCCAAATTTTTCATTCACCAACTACTCCGTACCTTTTACCTTCCCACACAATCCCAACCTTCTCTCTTCTTCCTCTACAACCCAACTGCCTTTTCCGTCTGCAACCACCCACTCCAACGGTGATGTCAACGCTCGTCGTTCTTTTGTTTATCACCTGTCACGCTCATCCTCTCCCATCGTCTCCAACCCACGCGCACAAGCCGATGCCGATAAACCATTTCTTTCTCAAACGCCGAAAACCATTGTAGCCGTCTGCTCGTAAATCGCGGACTTGGTTATTGACGGAGATCTCAAGTGCATTGAATCGTTCTCTTAGCTTCAATCGAAGGCTTTTTGCGTGCTAACAGAAACTCAGATTGTAAGTTAAATCGTAGATCTACAGCAAAATGGAGAGTAGCTTCGAAAATCTAAGGATGAAAATGTCTCATGGTTTGCACGTTGTGGACTCAGATAATCATAAAGGATGTATGGAAAGAGTACACAGGCTGGCCATTGAATGATATGGAAGGTTAGTACAAATTCATGGTGAAACATGTTCAGCTTTGGAAAGTTGCATTTCACAGTACTTCCCCGAAATGGTTTCACTCTATGTATCTCGCTGCTATTGCTGCCTTCTATGCAAAGTATGTCGCCTTTCCTCTGAAAATCCCCTATATCGTTCACTAAATTAGTTACGACTTACGAGTAGTCCCTTAAGAATCTATCTGACATTGAGTATCAATCTGTCATGTTTTGGCATTTGTTCGATTAGACTAGTTCTGATAAATACTATACAGTAATTACCAATCAGATTTAGTCTTCTTATTTCTTTTCGATTAGATCTGGTCTCCTTGAAATGTGGTTTTGTGGTTATAATTGCGTGGTCGAATGGAGGTTGATCATATTGCTGGCCGTGAAAAGATGATGTTGGTCGGTGTGGTTATAGCAATGTTGATAATGTTCTGTTGGGTTGTCGCTTTCGGTGTTGTAATTGGGAGGTGCAGTAATTGCGCAGGTACTCGCCGGTGAATGTGCTTGTAGTGGTCGTTTGGGTGAGGTACTGGTCGTGGGGATGATTGGTCAGGTGGTGTTGTAGGTTTTGGCGGTAGATACACTAAATACTAGCCCAGGTGCACATGGTATTACTATCGGATACACAGGTTGATttgtgtatccggtagtaataccatgtgtatccggtaCTAATAACATGTGTATCTGAAGTAGTAATAAGGCTATTTTGGTGCTGGGGGTATTTTAGTTTTATTGCTTATATTCATTTATGTTCTGTTTAGCCTTTAATGTTTAGTTATTGACTTATTCGCACATAATGTCAAAGCCTTCAACAGCTACGGAGTAGTATTTAGGAGTATACTACCTAACATGAGAGGCCACTGTAACGAATTATCACCATTTTGTagattttttaaaaattattgCAGTCGGTTTTAGCTAAAAACACGACCTTGATAGAAAACAAGAGCTACTATTATGCGTTATAGTTGAAGATACAATTTTTGGAGTGAACTCTAACGAATTGTCACCATTTTGTAGATTTTGGTAAGTCTAAGTCTACGTTTCAGGAGGTCACCGAGACTGATGTCACTTTCGCTGACGTTGCTGGTGCTGATCAGGTAATTTCAGCTCAGTTTAGTTCGGTTTTTTTAGTCAGTTGCGTTTAGCAAAATTCAGTTCAGTTCCGGTTTTTTAGTACCATTCCGTCTAGCAAATTTCTGTTCAGTTCGGTTATTTAGTTCAGTCGCGTTTAGCAAATTTTCAATTCAGTTCGGTTTAAGTTTCATTGCGTCTTGCAATGTTCAATTCAGTTTGGGTTTTTTGTTCAGTTTTGTCTAGCAAATTTCAGTTTAGTTCGGTTTTTTAAGTTCAGTTGTTATTTAGTAGATTGACAGTAGTTTCCGCATTTCGTTATATCATCTTCGCCTAATTGTTGAGGATTACGAAGTAGTGTGGAAGTTTATTTAGTAGATTAGCAGTAATTAGTACATTCAGGATTAGTGTGGAGTTTAAGGATGAGCTTGGCGAACTGAACGATTTGCTGCTGACAATTTACCTTGCTTGCTGGAATTTTGATTTTGCTGCGAGATTGTTTGAGTGTTTGACGGTGACAGAATTCATGCTTAGCTAAATTATAGCTAGGACTAATTAGATGGAGTGTTAGATAACTAAATACGGAGTACATAGTTTTTGTTTTCCGTCTCTTTTCTTAGATTTAATGTCAAATAAGTTTGAGCATTGAAAATCAGGTTGAGTTTGTATGAATTGGTTTCAAGGAGGATCACTGCAGTTTATCTGAATTTAGTCCGAGGAAGATTACTCTAGCTTGTTTGTATTCAGTCTAGTGAAGATCAGTCTCATTTAGCATTATATATCGATGACTCAATGACTTTTAGTCAAGCGACATTGCTTTCAGAGTTATAATTGGCAAAATGGTGAAAAGAAGAAAGTGCTACTGTGCTTAGTATATAGGTTATGCTCTCGCTTTACCTGTACTCAACATTTTGACTGGCCATGATTTGAAGAGTctcaatttgattaattttattACTCCATCTGTTTTCAGTTTGATTGATTAACGAAATGTCCTAGTTTCCGACATTCATTACCTTATTTGTAAAACTGATGCAAATTTATTTTCCCATGGTTTCAGGTCAGCACTGGGCATTTGTTCATACCGTAGGTCTCATATATGAAGATCAACTTTACTAAGAACCACGTAGTATTTTTGAGCTTCCTAATGTAGTTTTGTGTGTTTGGGGTTTGCTGTTTTGCAACACTTGTGAAAATAAACTAGAAATTTTGTGTCTGTTTGGATGTTCCGCCAGCTATCTTAGCCCTAGCGGAGATTGTTTTACTCTAATAATATCATGCTTCATGTGTGCCTCAAAAAGAAAAGTCAGTGACTATGTAATTTTCCATGATTAAATTTATAATCCTTGATTTGTAATGCTTAATttggtttcttatattgttttTGACGTCTTTTCAAGTTCAGTAAGTTCATAAGTTGTTTAACAAAAGTATGTTTTTTCAAAGTAAAATCATCCTAGGTTTTAAGTCTGGTAGACTAATATTGTGAGTTTTGGATTCAATCATCCGGTTTTAAGTCGGGTAGACTAGATAATGGTCTTGGAATTCTGTTAATTCTGGGTTATTCAGCTTTTTAATTGTGGTAGTATGCTTTCGTTTGGTTGTACCGTACATGTACTAATAGATGTTGTTGCTACTTTGATTAGGTTCCTAATGCGTCTGATACAACAGCAAATGATACGAATCTGGAATCTTCTCCTTTTGCACGGAAAAGGTGCGCATGCTGATTGCTTTTAATGTGCTCTGTCGTTTCATTTCAATTCTGCTGATCTTATCACTGTGCTGATCTACTGTCTCTTCTTTTGCGATGTGTTTACCGTCAATAGTCATCCACCTCCTTCATTTGGTTCATCTCCTAATCTTGAAGCCCTTGCAGTTGAAGGAAAACGACTTGATGACGTGGAAGAGTCATGGATTATTGCAACTACTGTCACAGAAAATTCTAGTTTGAGTCAATGTTACAAGAGTCATGGATTCAGAATCAATACTTGAATTGCCTCCTTAGAATGACTATGATCCTAAAACCTTTTGTTTAAAGGCTATTATTTTTTGGTTTATTTTAAACTAATTAGTGTTAATGTGTAGATGTAGTGTGGAAATAAAGGTTCTAGTTTGCTAAGCTGCTTGTATCTAATAgttttaaaaagtgtatctagcaaggttaAGGAGTGTATTTACCAAGGTCAATATTTGTATCTAACAATCTAAAGATGTGTATCTATCAAAGTagatgagtgtatctagcttgccagagatgtgtatctagtaaggtaaagatatgtatctagtaatttaaaagattgtatctagctagctaaaaggttttatctaacaacttaaaaggagtgtatctaacaaGCTAATCGTTTGTATCTTAGTTGCCGGAGATGTGTATCTATCAAAGTagatgagtgtatctagcttgccaTAGATGTGTATTTATTAAGGTAAATAAATGTATCTAGTAATtcaaaagagtgtatctagctagctaaagggTTTTATCTAACAATTcaaaaggagtgtatctagcaagctaataggttgtatctaacaacttaaagGAATGTATTTAGCTAATTAAAAGTATGTAAATAGTAACTTAAAGGAGTATCTAATCCCCCTTGTTAGTAATTTAAGTAAACAGTATATACATTTCTTAGATACTTCAATTTTAGTCACCACTACGCACCACTGTGGGTCAGCAATTATCACATACTAGTACGAAGAGAGCCCTTACGAACTAAGTTATGGTGTGCACTTTACGAATTAGCCATATACATATACTAGTACCCCCATATCACATACTAGTACCATATAGAGGTTCTTTGGGTCGACTGTCCACCAAAGTGCTGATCAAATATCTAGCAAAAACCGATGTGCACGGAGCACCCTCCAATTTTAGTGATGACTCATGAGTAGGATGACGAAAGTAGTACAAACTTAAGAAGTGTATCTAACTAGCTAGAGACATGTATCTAGCAAATTATAGGAGTGTCTCTAGCAAGTTAATGTGACCAAacgaggtatgtatctagcaacttaaagaaATGTATATAAGaagctagaggtatgtatctaaaaaattaaaaaactatgtatctagctagctaaaaaTGACTATTTTATACTAATAAAGatcattttagttaaaaattgattgttatttattattataaaatgaCTACTTTTGTAAAACAATCACTTTAATACCCATGAAATTTCCTACCACCCTCAAAATCTCGGAGAGCACGAAACGCTTGAAGTACAGATACAAGTGTAGAAACATTTGGTTGGAAACCCGAAACTCGGCCCTCCTCGAGAAAAAAAAGCCCATCTTTTAGAAGACCATGATCAAGGTACCCATGAATAATAATGTTCCAAGAAACAGAGTCTGTGTTAATCATGTTCTGGAAAACAGATAATGCCGAACTGGGACAACCCCATTTCATGTAAAAGTCAAGCGTTGAGTTCCTCACAGAAATGAAGGACTCATACCCCTGCTTGATTGAACAAGCGTGCATTAACTCACCATTTTTGAAAGAAAGTTTAGAACTTGCTTTCATAACTGCAGGGAAGAGTGTAACATCAGTTAATATAATGCCGGACCGTCTCATTGCGATATAGCAAGAAATAGCTTCGTGCCAGTTTGAAGTCGATAAACATTCCTTGATCTTCAAACACCATTCTGGTAATCTCATGCTAGAACAACTGGGTAATCTCATCGTagttaacaagtaaataaatttGGGTAACCAAGAAAGGAGAGAGACTATCTGAGTATATATGGAATAGAAAACCAGAGCTGCCCTACACTACCACCACATTTAACCAGCACCTTAATTGATATACATTCGAGTTGTGTATCTAGAAGCATTGATATTTGTATCTCGAAGGTGCAATACTTGTAACCAGCACCTTAACACCACCACCCATTCCCCTGACGTGAGTGTTTAGCTACCACTACATCCTATATCTACCACTTGATGACGTCGGCGCCGAGTACTCAGCACAACAACCACTCAAATCAACTCCCAAATTCACGCCGGCGACTTCTTATCGTCGATGTCAGTCGTGCATCTCCGCCTTCTTTCTCTCTCCTCCAATTGACTCCCATAATCATCAATCACCCAGATCCGATGAAATGAGCCATAGCCGCAAGCAATATCGCCGCAAAGGCTCGACAACCTACAACATTATCATCATGTCATCTTCTCCCCTTAGCCCTCTAGAAGCGATGAGATGGTGGTCTGACGAGCCCACGACAGCTGTCACGATGAAAATAAGGGATTCCGGCGAGGATCGACGACGAGCACAAGGGTAAAGTACATGGTGAGGAAAGTACTTCGCCGGAGGATTTAAGTAAACTAACGAATGTAGTCAAATCTGTTCGTGGTTATCGAAGTAGTCGCCGGCGTCTATTTATTGCAGACCGAATTAGATAATACTCCAGTAAATTAGGTTTGTGACGGTTGTAGGTTTGCGTGGTGGTATGTTGTGTGAGATCTCGGCGACATCGATTGTGAAGTTGATGCGCCTAAAAATAAAGTGCGGCGTGCTCCGACGAGGATGTGGACGACGACAGATGGGAATGGTGTGGGGATGCCAGAGGTTTAGGGGAGAATGTTGGGATATGCGGGAGAATTAAAGTAATTGGGCCATCTCTGTGGACCGTAGATATTTTAAATCTGAGGGTTATGagttagttcgtaagttcgcaccgaactttaggttcgcacaggatcctatttctatatatatatatatatatatatatatatatatatatatatatatatatatatatatatatatatatataggcaagatccggtgagtccacctatatatttgagtccatgagtccataaaacaatatcacgcactatacaaaacaatatcacgaattttttttttcaaattttttttcgaaatttttttttttcaaaaattttttttcggaaactttttttttcaatttttttttttttaagctgtgatattgtttagtataacgtgtgatattgtattacaaaacaatattgatacgtgcattttatatagtctttttagcctattttatgcacgtatttctatgcttttatcgtggttttatgctacgaaatgccccgaatatgctactttggtgtattttgtcttaattgcaggaatggaccataaagtagtgaaatcaagccgtttaccgtccgtttagcatgcatttggaggaagagataatttggagcgggaattatagtcagtcttgggatgcgtgaagtcgtttttgagctaaaaggacaagtcaaaatCAATCTAACGTGAataatgagctgctgaagtcaagacccacttgatcgagtagttttccactcgatcgagtggttttaggtttaATAACTAGTCGCTCGAGCactattcttggtcgatcgaccagttcaataatagcaattactcgatcgagcactattcttggtcgatcgagcagtttttggctgagtttgttcgatcgagtggatttgtctacgggctgggctttttaggtttaattccgtcaattagtttaataaattctatttttcttataaataggaagtcagtatgtcattGTAAACTCTCTCTGGACTCCGGGGGCTTCTCCTCTGGAACTTTatcatacactgttactttgctactgttctttcttccggatctattttagtaattaattcttcccctttcttttcctctttaatttatgctTATGATTATTGTTctccctttatttcttgtttcccccttaatcatgtctagctaattctcttaatatgttaggattagggaagccgtggtagtaatatgataggatcgacttgattagattagccttgcgataagaattgtattaggcaatttaattgtcatcaggttgaatgtatgcatgcaggagaccaatttatctagttaaccccgacctggatcgaaagattggaggGGAAGGCTTGgttaattacaataggtaataccaaattagggcgaaagctaagttaggagaccctagggcggtttaaggaccgaaaggtgacgaccataactCTTCTTATCAAcagtttaatcgactcagttgacccgatagtgtagctgccacggtagaccgactcctagcatattcctctCCCTTATTTGTTAATTTCTCTCTTTCCTTTACCCCTTGCTTTAATCTCTTagtctagtcaaaacatttcaaacccccattagtgacattagacagatagaatagacaagtagatagtaaaccgcctccctgtggagatcgaccctacttaccgctaacttctgttagtagtaatctaggtatttatttttggtacagaaacgaccgtatcaaattttggcgccgttgccggggaggcaaataattatttacttgtttaatttttgtctgtttttagcctcaagggattttttttcccttgaggtcgttATAATCTctcctttagtgctgttttgataggccttacaggtac is a genomic window containing:
- the LOC141632373 gene encoding pentatricopeptide repeat-containing protein At2g17210-like, with translation MRLPSCSSMRLPEWCLKIKECLSTSNWHEAISCYIAMRRSGIILTDVTLFPAVMKASSKLSFKNGELMHACSIKQGYESFISVRNSTLDFYMKWGCPSSALSVFQNMINTDSVSWNIIIHGYLDHGLLKDGLFFLEEGRVSGFQPNVSTLVSVLQAFRALRDFEGGRKFHGY